A single region of the Rhodococcus sp. W8901 genome encodes:
- a CDS encoding MarR family winged helix-turn-helix transcriptional regulator, with amino-acid sequence MADVTPDEVYDVLEEFIMRLLGMGESESMDTLVAMDLSFSQVRALFVLAQHGEPIAINEVAECLRMSVAAAGRNIDQLVCQELVLRREDPEDRRIKRVSLTEAGRTLASRHLEDKRDELRAFAGRLDQPDRSRLLEALKPILAGDALRARSQEFCT; translated from the coding sequence GTGGCAGATGTGACTCCAGATGAGGTCTACGACGTGCTCGAGGAGTTCATCATGCGCCTTCTCGGCATGGGGGAGTCCGAGTCGATGGACACCCTTGTCGCGATGGACCTGTCGTTCTCACAGGTCCGCGCGCTCTTCGTGCTGGCGCAGCACGGGGAGCCGATCGCGATCAACGAGGTCGCCGAATGTCTTCGGATGTCGGTGGCCGCTGCCGGTCGCAACATCGATCAGCTCGTGTGCCAGGAGTTGGTGCTGCGCCGCGAGGACCCCGAGGATCGCCGGATCAAACGGGTCTCGCTGACGGAGGCCGGGCGAACCCTGGCCTCCCGTCATCTCGAGGACAAGCGTGACGAGCTGCGCGCGTTCGCGGGACGGCTGGATCAGCCGGACCGCAGCCGGTTGCTCGAGGCCCTTAAACCCATACTCGCAGGCGACGCCCTGCGGGCCCGAAGTCAGGAATTCTGCACATGA
- a CDS encoding TIGR03084 family metal-binding protein, whose product MADLNKIVDDLRAEGAALDALVADLPESEWATPTPAEGWTVAHQIGHLAWTDRAALSAATDEDAFTAQLAEAWKNPYGFVDEGAEIEARRPPQELLADWRETRDKLAAVLQEVPVGTKLPWYGPPMSAASMATARLMETWAHGRDVAEALGAVSVATDRLQHIARLGVRTRDFAYGVNQLTPPAEEFRVELAAPDGAVWAWGPADAAQRVSGSAEDFCLLVTQRVHRGDTALRTTGDDAEQWLGIAQAFAGPSGTGRESSDSAAAETAQ is encoded by the coding sequence GTGGCTGACCTGAACAAGATCGTCGACGACCTGCGGGCGGAGGGTGCCGCCCTCGACGCGCTCGTTGCGGATCTGCCCGAGTCGGAGTGGGCGACGCCCACTCCGGCCGAGGGCTGGACCGTCGCGCACCAGATAGGCCACCTCGCGTGGACCGACCGCGCCGCGCTGTCGGCGGCCACCGACGAGGACGCCTTCACCGCCCAACTGGCGGAGGCGTGGAAGAACCCGTACGGCTTCGTGGACGAGGGCGCCGAGATCGAGGCGCGGCGCCCACCGCAGGAGCTGCTGGCCGACTGGCGCGAAACCCGGGACAAGCTCGCGGCGGTGCTGCAGGAGGTTCCGGTCGGCACCAAACTGCCGTGGTACGGGCCGCCGATGAGCGCGGCGTCGATGGCGACCGCTCGGCTGATGGAGACATGGGCGCACGGCCGCGACGTCGCCGAGGCACTCGGCGCGGTGTCCGTCGCGACGGACCGGTTGCAGCACATCGCACGGCTGGGGGTGCGCACCCGCGACTTCGCGTACGGCGTCAACCAGCTCACCCCGCCGGCCGAGGAGTTCCGCGTGGAACTGGCCGCACCGGACGGCGCCGTCTGGGCGTGGGGCCCCGCGGATGCCGCGCAGCGAGTGAGCGGCTCCGCCGAGGACTTCTGCCTGCTGGTCACGCAGCGCGTGCACCGCGGCGACACGGCGCTGCGGACCACCGGTGACGACGCAGAACAGTGGCTCGGCATCGCGCAGGCGTTCGCGGGGCCGTCGGGCACAGGACGTGAGTCCAGTGACTCCGCGGCGGCGGAGACGGCCCAGTGA
- a CDS encoding acyclic terpene utilization AtuA family protein codes for MTAPVRIGNCSGFYGDRISAMREMLEGGDLDYLTGDYLAELTMLILGRDRMKDPTRGYAKTFLRQAEDCLGLALDRGVKIVANAGGLNPAGLVDALREVNDRLGLNARIAHVEGDDLIARAAELGLDRETTPLTANAYLGAWGIVECLNGGADVVVTGRVTDASVIVGPAAAHFGWARDDFDRLAGAVVAGHVIECGTQATGGNYSWFTEIADLGRPGFPITEIHDDGSSVITKHAGTGGAVSRGTVTAQLLYEITGGRYANPDVTARMDSAVLSDDGPDRVRISGVTGEAPPPQYKVSLNALAGFRNEATFVLTGLDIDAKANLVRQQLDAWLTVRPQELEWTLARTDHPDADTEEAASALLRCTVRDTDPNVVGRAFSSVAVELALASYPGFTLTAPPSNGQPYAVFTPGYVDAGEVPHVAVLPDGTRIDIPPSGVTRGLEELPEPALPEPLPQTQTVSAPLGAIAAARSGDKGGNANVGVWVRTDDQWRWLVHALTVDEVKRMLPETKALNVTRHVLPHLRAVNFVIEGILGRGVASQARFDPQAKGLGEWLRSRHIEIPIALVPSYADELQEGHA; via the coding sequence GTGACGGCCCCGGTCCGGATCGGGAACTGCTCCGGCTTCTACGGCGACCGCATCTCGGCGATGCGGGAGATGCTCGAGGGCGGCGACCTGGACTATCTCACCGGTGACTATCTCGCCGAGTTGACGATGCTCATCCTGGGCCGCGATCGGATGAAGGACCCGACGCGCGGCTACGCGAAGACCTTCCTCCGCCAGGCCGAGGACTGCCTCGGGCTCGCACTGGACCGCGGCGTGAAGATCGTCGCCAACGCCGGCGGACTCAACCCGGCCGGACTCGTCGACGCGCTGCGCGAGGTGAACGACCGGCTGGGGCTGAACGCCCGCATCGCGCACGTCGAGGGCGACGACCTCATCGCGCGGGCCGCCGAACTCGGGCTCGACCGCGAGACCACGCCGCTGACCGCCAACGCGTACCTGGGGGCATGGGGGATCGTCGAGTGCCTGAACGGGGGAGCGGACGTCGTGGTGACCGGGCGCGTCACCGACGCGTCGGTGATCGTGGGGCCGGCCGCCGCGCACTTCGGCTGGGCCCGGGACGATTTCGACCGCCTCGCGGGTGCGGTGGTGGCCGGTCACGTGATCGAGTGCGGCACGCAGGCAACCGGTGGCAACTACTCGTGGTTCACCGAGATCGCCGACCTGGGACGTCCCGGCTTCCCGATCACGGAGATCCACGACGACGGTTCGTCGGTCATCACCAAACACGCCGGTACCGGCGGAGCCGTGAGCCGGGGGACCGTGACGGCGCAGTTGCTGTACGAGATCACCGGCGGCCGTTATGCGAACCCGGACGTCACGGCGCGCATGGATTCCGCCGTGCTCTCCGACGACGGCCCGGACCGTGTCCGTATCTCCGGTGTCACCGGCGAGGCGCCGCCCCCGCAGTACAAGGTGTCGCTCAACGCGCTCGCCGGTTTCCGGAACGAGGCCACCTTCGTGCTCACCGGACTCGACATCGATGCCAAGGCGAATCTTGTTCGGCAGCAACTGGATGCGTGGCTGACGGTGCGGCCGCAGGAACTCGAGTGGACGCTCGCGCGGACGGACCACCCCGACGCCGACACCGAGGAGGCCGCGAGCGCACTGCTGCGCTGCACGGTTCGCGACACCGACCCGAACGTCGTCGGCCGGGCCTTCTCGTCGGTCGCGGTCGAACTGGCGCTCGCGAGCTACCCCGGCTTCACGCTCACGGCGCCGCCGTCGAACGGGCAGCCCTACGCGGTGTTCACCCCGGGCTACGTCGACGCGGGCGAGGTGCCGCACGTCGCGGTGCTGCCGGACGGTACGCGCATCGACATCCCCCCGAGCGGCGTCACCCGAGGGCTCGAGGAACTCCCGGAACCGGCTCTGCCGGAGCCGCTTCCGCAGACCCAGACGGTGAGTGCACCCCTCGGCGCGATCGCAGCCGCCCGCAGCGGCGACAAGGGCGGCAACGCCAATGTCGGCGTGTGGGTCCGCACCGACGACCAGTGGCGCTGGCTGGTGCACGCCCTCACCGTCGACGAGGTCAAACGGATGCTGCCGGAGACGAAGGCCCTGAACGTGACCCGGCACGTGCTGCCGCACCTGCGGGCGGTCAACTTCGTGATCGAGGGCATCCTCGGCCGCGGCGTCGCGTCGCAGGCCCGCTTCGACCCGCAGGCCAAGGGGCTCGGCGAGTGGCTGCGGTCCCGGCACATCGAGATCCCCATCGCCCTGGTTCCCTCTTACGCCGATGAACTTCAGGAAGGGCACGCATGA
- a CDS encoding acyl-CoA dehydrogenase family protein, whose amino-acid sequence MSVWDTPERHQLRKTVRGFVEQEILPHLNHWERDGEIPRELHRKAAALGLLGAGFPEEVGGDGGDLVDAVVICEEMHQAGASGGLFASLFTCGIALPHLVAAGDPAQIDLWVRPTLAGEKIGSLAITEPGGGSDVGHLRTTAVRDGDHYIVNGSKTFITSAVRADFVVTAVRTGGPGAGGVSLLVIEKGTPGFEVARKLDKMGWRASDTAELSFVDARVPVENLVGEENSGFVQIAQAFLTERIALAAQAYASAQRCLDLTLQWCRDRETFGRPLISRQAVQNTVTEMTRRIDVARVYTRTLVERSLTSDEDFVAEVCFAKNTAVEAGEWVANQAVQLFGGMGYMQESEVERQYRDMRILGIGGGTTEILTSLAAKRLGYQA is encoded by the coding sequence ATGAGTGTGTGGGACACACCCGAACGGCACCAGCTACGCAAGACGGTCCGAGGCTTCGTCGAGCAGGAGATCCTGCCGCACCTGAACCACTGGGAGCGCGACGGCGAGATCCCGCGCGAGTTGCATCGGAAGGCCGCGGCCCTCGGCCTGCTCGGCGCCGGCTTCCCCGAGGAGGTCGGCGGCGACGGCGGCGACCTGGTGGACGCGGTCGTGATCTGCGAGGAGATGCACCAGGCCGGGGCATCGGGCGGGCTGTTCGCCTCGCTGTTCACGTGCGGGATCGCCTTGCCGCACCTTGTCGCGGCGGGTGATCCCGCGCAGATCGATCTCTGGGTGCGGCCGACGCTCGCGGGCGAGAAGATCGGCTCGCTGGCGATCACCGAGCCCGGCGGCGGCTCCGACGTCGGACACCTGCGCACCACGGCCGTCCGCGACGGCGACCACTACATCGTCAACGGGTCCAAGACGTTCATCACCTCCGCGGTGCGTGCCGACTTCGTCGTCACCGCGGTGCGCACGGGTGGTCCGGGTGCCGGTGGGGTGTCGCTGCTCGTGATCGAGAAGGGCACACCGGGATTCGAGGTGGCCCGCAAGCTCGACAAGATGGGCTGGCGCGCGTCGGACACCGCCGAACTGTCGTTCGTGGATGCCCGCGTTCCGGTGGAAAACCTGGTGGGCGAGGAGAACTCGGGGTTCGTGCAGATCGCGCAGGCGTTCCTCACCGAGCGGATCGCGCTGGCCGCGCAGGCGTACGCGAGTGCGCAGCGCTGCCTCGACCTCACGCTGCAGTGGTGCCGCGACCGCGAGACGTTCGGCCGTCCGCTGATCTCGCGGCAGGCCGTGCAGAACACGGTCACCGAGATGACCCGCCGCATCGACGTCGCCCGCGTCTACACGCGCACGCTCGTCGAGCGGTCGCTCACGTCGGACGAGGATTTCGTCGCCGAGGTGTGTTTCGCGAAGAACACCGCCGTCGAGGCCGGCGAATGGGTGGCCAACCAGGCCGTGCAGCTGTTCGGCGGCATGGGCTACATGCAGGAGAGCGAAGTGGAGAGGCAGTACCGGGACATGCGGATTCTGGGCATCGGGGGCGGGACCACGGAGATCCTGACCTCCCTGGCGGCGAAGCGATTGGGGTACCAGGCATGA
- a CDS encoding acyl-CoA carboxylase subunit beta, whose amino-acid sequence MTILKSTLDTDAPEYTAAAESMTTKLAEIEAEHAKALAGGGEKYVERHHKRGKLLARERIELLLDPDSPFLELSPLAAWGTEFPVGASTIVGIGVVSGVECLIVANDPTVRGGTSNPWTLKKGFRANDIAVQNRLPVISLVESGGADLPTQKEVFIPGGRMFRDLTKLSAAGIPTIALVFGNSTAGGAYIPGMSDHVVMIKERSKVFLAGPPLVKMATGEESDDEALGGAEMHARTSGLADYFAVDEHDAIRIGRSIVNRLNWRKQGPAPRAEVIEPLEDPEELLGIVPADLKIPFDPREVIARIVDGSDFDEFKPMYGSSLVTGWAELHGYPIGILANARGVLFSEESQKATQFIQLANRSNTPLLFLHNTTGYMVGKEYEEGGMIKHGSMMINAVSNSTVPHISILLGASYGAGHYGMCGRAFDPRFLFAWPSSKSAVMGGAQLAGVISIVGRAAAEARGQAFDAEADAGMRAMIENQIEAESLPMFLSGRLYDDGVIDPRDTRTVVGMCLSAIATAPIEGTANFGVFRM is encoded by the coding sequence ATGACGATCCTGAAGTCGACACTGGACACCGACGCGCCGGAGTACACGGCTGCGGCCGAGTCGATGACGACCAAGCTCGCCGAGATCGAGGCCGAGCACGCGAAGGCGCTCGCCGGGGGTGGCGAGAAGTACGTGGAGCGGCACCACAAGCGGGGCAAACTGCTCGCCCGCGAGCGGATCGAACTGCTGCTGGACCCGGATTCGCCGTTCCTCGAGCTGTCGCCGCTCGCGGCGTGGGGCACCGAGTTCCCGGTGGGTGCGTCGACGATCGTCGGCATCGGTGTCGTCAGCGGCGTCGAGTGCCTCATCGTCGCGAACGATCCGACGGTCCGCGGTGGCACGTCCAACCCGTGGACCCTCAAGAAGGGCTTCCGCGCCAACGACATCGCGGTGCAGAACCGGCTCCCGGTGATCTCGCTCGTCGAGTCCGGCGGCGCCGACCTGCCGACGCAGAAGGAGGTCTTCATCCCGGGCGGACGGATGTTCCGTGACCTCACCAAGCTGTCGGCGGCCGGCATTCCCACGATCGCGCTGGTGTTCGGTAACTCCACCGCCGGCGGCGCCTACATCCCCGGCATGTCCGACCACGTCGTGATGATCAAGGAACGCTCCAAGGTGTTCCTGGCCGGGCCGCCGCTGGTGAAGATGGCCACCGGCGAGGAGTCCGACGACGAGGCGCTCGGGGGTGCCGAGATGCACGCCCGCACATCGGGTCTCGCGGACTACTTCGCGGTGGACGAGCACGACGCGATTCGCATCGGTCGCAGCATCGTCAATCGGCTGAACTGGCGCAAGCAGGGTCCGGCGCCGCGCGCCGAGGTGATCGAGCCGCTCGAGGATCCCGAGGAGCTGCTGGGTATCGTCCCGGCCGATCTGAAGATTCCGTTCGATCCGCGCGAGGTGATCGCCCGCATCGTCGACGGTTCCGACTTCGACGAGTTCAAGCCGATGTACGGCTCGTCCCTCGTCACCGGCTGGGCCGAACTCCACGGCTACCCGATCGGCATCCTCGCCAACGCGCGTGGCGTGCTCTTCAGCGAGGAGTCCCAGAAGGCCACCCAGTTCATTCAGCTCGCGAACCGGTCGAACACTCCACTTCTGTTCCTGCACAACACCACCGGCTACATGGTCGGCAAGGAGTACGAGGAGGGTGGCATGATCAAGCACGGCTCGATGATGATCAACGCCGTCTCGAACTCCACGGTTCCGCACATCTCGATCCTGCTGGGGGCGTCGTACGGCGCCGGTCACTACGGCATGTGCGGCCGCGCGTTCGACCCGCGGTTCCTGTTCGCATGGCCCAGTTCCAAGTCGGCGGTGATGGGCGGCGCCCAGCTGGCGGGCGTCATCTCCATCGTCGGCAGGGCCGCCGCCGAGGCCCGCGGGCAGGCGTTCGACGCGGAGGCCGACGCCGGGATGCGCGCGATGATCGAGAACCAGATCGAAGCCGAGTCGCTGCCGATGTTCCTGTCCGGACGGCTCTACGACGACGGCGTCATCGACCCCCGCGACACCCGCACGGTGGTGGGAATGTGCCTGTCGGCCATTGCCACCGCCCCGATCGAGGGCACCGCGAACTTCGGTGTCTTCCGGATGTGA
- a CDS encoding DHA2 family efflux MFS transporter permease subunit yields MTTPNSPAAPPTGAPESDKIDGAVLKIASVVVLGAIMSILDVTVVSVALPTFAQEFDTSYAVVAWTMTAYTLALATVIPVTGWAADRFGTKRLYIGALVLFVIGSVACAFAWDITSLIGFRVLQGLGGGMLMPLGMTIMTRAAGPERVGRVMAVLGIPMLLGPIGGPILGGWLIDAASWHWIFLINLPVGIIALVAAFKLLPKDEPSPSQPFDLVGMVLLSPGLALFLYGVSSIPEHGKGLSPDVLIPVGIGLALIIGFVFHALRKTDPLIDLHLFKNRQLTVAVLTTTVFIIAFMGAGLLFPSYFIQVRGESAMAAGLLLAPQGIGAMVTMPIAGRLVDKLGPGKIVLTGIPLIALGMFTFTQLTATSPYPLLLGSLFVMGMGMGCTMMPLMTAAMVTLKHEMIARGSTLMNIVQQVAGSIGTATMSVVLTSQMTSHGLDKEAAPPTDPAGIAQMLDASAESFGGTFMVAFVLVLVTLIPAFFLPRKRVVATTEDVQPVMMH; encoded by the coding sequence ATGACGACGCCCAACTCGCCGGCGGCGCCCCCAACCGGGGCGCCCGAGTCGGACAAGATCGACGGCGCGGTCCTCAAGATCGCCTCCGTGGTGGTGCTCGGCGCCATCATGTCCATCCTCGACGTCACCGTGGTCAGCGTTGCGCTGCCGACGTTCGCCCAGGAGTTCGACACCAGCTACGCGGTCGTCGCCTGGACCATGACCGCGTACACGCTTGCGCTCGCCACCGTCATCCCGGTCACCGGCTGGGCGGCCGATCGGTTCGGCACCAAGCGGCTGTACATCGGCGCCCTGGTGCTGTTCGTCATCGGATCGGTGGCCTGTGCGTTCGCGTGGGACATCACGTCGCTGATCGGGTTCCGAGTCCTGCAGGGCCTCGGCGGCGGCATGCTGATGCCGCTCGGTATGACGATCATGACGCGTGCTGCCGGCCCGGAGCGCGTCGGCCGGGTCATGGCGGTGCTGGGTATCCCGATGCTGCTCGGTCCCATCGGCGGACCGATCCTCGGTGGCTGGCTGATCGACGCCGCCAGCTGGCACTGGATCTTCCTGATCAACCTGCCCGTCGGCATCATCGCGCTGGTGGCCGCTTTCAAGCTGCTGCCCAAGGACGAGCCGAGCCCGTCGCAGCCCTTCGACCTTGTCGGCATGGTCCTGCTCTCGCCGGGTCTGGCGCTGTTCCTGTACGGGGTCTCGTCGATTCCCGAACACGGCAAGGGCCTGTCGCCCGACGTGCTGATCCCCGTCGGTATCGGTCTCGCGCTCATCATCGGCTTCGTCTTCCATGCGCTGCGCAAGACGGATCCGCTGATCGATCTGCACCTGTTCAAGAACCGTCAGCTCACGGTGGCCGTCCTCACCACGACCGTGTTCATCATCGCGTTCATGGGTGCCGGGCTGCTGTTCCCGAGTTACTTCATCCAGGTGCGCGGTGAGTCTGCGATGGCGGCGGGTCTGCTGCTCGCGCCGCAGGGCATCGGTGCGATGGTCACGATGCCGATCGCCGGCCGACTGGTCGACAAGCTCGGACCGGGCAAGATCGTTCTGACGGGTATTCCGCTGATCGCGCTGGGCATGTTCACGTTCACCCAGTTGACCGCGACGTCGCCGTACCCGCTCCTGCTCGGTTCGCTGTTCGTGATGGGCATGGGCATGGGCTGCACCATGATGCCGCTGATGACCGCCGCGATGGTGACGCTCAAGCACGAGATGATCGCCCGCGGCTCGACGCTGATGAACATCGTGCAGCAGGTTGCCGGCTCGATCGGTACCGCGACGATGTCGGTGGTTCTCACCAGCCAGATGACGTCCCACGGGCTGGACAAGGAGGCTGCGCCGCCGACCGATCCGGCAGGCATCGCGCAGATGCTCGACGCGTCCGCGGAGTCGTTCGGTGGCACCTTCATGGTGGCGTTCGTGCTCGTCCTCGTCACCCTGATCCCGGCGTTCTTCCTGCCGCGCAAGCGGGTCGTGGCGACGACGGAGGACGTCCAGCCGGTAATGATGCACTGA